One genomic window of Pseudomonas aeruginosa includes the following:
- the pprB gene encoding two-component response regulator PprB, which produces MDKPASRHFSVLIIDDEPQVTSELRELLENSGYRCVTSTHRESAIASFQADPNIGLVICDLYLGQDNGIRLIESLKEVAGNGRFFESIILTGHDGRQEVIEAMRVGAADYYQKPVAPQELLHGLERLENRLHERVRSQLSLSHVNQRLEYLAESLNSIYRDIHKIKYEVHGNSQPSALKSEDSQPSAPPASVAESQVSPSNPLFGKLSPRQQAVARLVSKGLTNYQIAYELGITENTVKLYVSQVLRLMHMHNRTQLALALSPAAMQQGSGAVVH; this is translated from the coding sequence ATGGACAAACCGGCCTCGCGGCATTTCAGCGTCTTGATCATCGATGATGAACCCCAGGTGACCTCGGAACTCCGCGAACTGCTGGAAAACAGTGGCTACCGTTGCGTAACCAGCACCCACCGGGAGTCGGCGATCGCCAGCTTCCAGGCCGACCCGAACATCGGCCTGGTCATCTGCGACCTCTACCTGGGGCAGGACAACGGTATCCGCCTGATCGAGAGCCTCAAGGAAGTCGCCGGCAACGGCAGGTTCTTCGAATCGATCATCCTCACCGGTCACGATGGCCGCCAGGAAGTGATCGAGGCCATGCGGGTCGGCGCCGCCGACTACTACCAGAAACCGGTGGCGCCGCAGGAACTGCTGCATGGCCTCGAACGCCTGGAGAACCGCCTGCACGAGCGCGTCCGCAGCCAGTTGAGCCTGAGCCACGTCAACCAGCGCCTGGAATACCTCGCCGAATCGCTGAACTCGATCTACCGCGATATCCACAAGATCAAGTACGAGGTACACGGCAACAGCCAGCCGAGTGCCCTCAAGAGCGAAGACAGCCAGCCGTCCGCGCCGCCGGCGTCGGTCGCGGAAAGCCAGGTGTCCCCGAGCAATCCGCTGTTCGGCAAGCTGTCGCCCCGCCAGCAGGCGGTGGCGCGGCTGGTGAGCAAGGGCCTGACCAACTACCAGATAGCCTACGAGCTGGGCATCACCGAGAACACGGTGAAGCTGTACGTCTCCCAGGTGCTGCGCCTGATGCATATGCACAACCGCACACAGCTGGCGCTGGCCCTGTCGCCTGCGGCGATGCAGCAGGGCAGCGGAGCGGTGGTGCACTGA